Genomic DNA from Salinibacter pepae:
AGATTGCGGGCCGTACAGAGGTCGTGAAGAATGGTTTCCAGATCCGGCGCCTCCGGGTAGTAGAGGGAGACCGGCGCCCGGGTCTCCTCCACGGAGTCGTGGAGGCGCAGGGTGGCGTCGAAGCGGCGCTCCAGGTCCTGAAGCACCGACGTGAGCGGCCGGGCCTGGGCCGCAAACCCCCCGTTTCGCCAGGCGAGGGCGTACTTGGGGGCGGCCGGTTCCGGAGGCGTGGGCGTGGCATCGGGGCCGGCCACCTGGCTTTTCGCCCCGGGCTCGGACAGCACCACGCGCCTCTCCGGCCGTGTCCGGGCGGCTACCTCGACGCGGCCCGCGACGAGCGTTACCTCGGTCGCCGCTGCGGGGTCGGCCGAGCGGGGGGCGGCCGAGCGGGCGTCGTCCCGATCGGCGTTTTCGGGCCGAGCGTTCCCGGGGCGGGCGCGGACGTTGAACCGAGTGCCCGTGACGGCCACCTCCGCACTGGCGGTTTCGATGAGGAAGGGGCGGTCCCCGTCCTCGACCTCGAAGAACGCCTCCCCGCCCAGCTCCACGGCGCGGCGGGCAGCGTCCACGAACGGCCAGGACTGAAAGCCCCGCCGGTAGGTGAGCGTGGTGCCGCTGTTGAGGTGGGCGGTCGACCCGTCCGGCAGGGCCGCCGTGCGCTGCTGCCCGGGCGGGGCCGTGATCGTGACCGGCTGCCGCCACAGCCAAAGGCCCCCGGCCAGCACGAGGGTCGCGACGGCCAGCCCCATGGCCACCCGCCACGAGTGGGCGCGGCGCGACCGGCGGGCCGGGCGCTGCCGGCGCCGCGACTTTGGGGCCGCTTCTGTCTGTTCCGTCTGGGGGGCGGTGCCGGAAGCAGTGCCGTTTGCCGGGGTCGCGTCCAGCTCGGGATGCGCCTCCGTGAGGGCGTCCCACGCCGCGTCGGGGTCTGCCTCCTCGGTGGCGGGGGCATCCGCGCCGCCCAGCAGCTCCCAGACTGCACCGAGGCTCGACCGCCCCTCGGGCGACTCCTCCTGGAGGCGCTCTTCTAAGAAGTCGGGAAGGGAGGGGGTATCATTGCTCATCGCGGCCTAGCAGGTCGGGTTCGTAGTCGTTGACGCGGCCTCGCAGGTGCTTCAGGGCCCGGACGATGTGGTTGTTCACCGTGCGGGGGGAGATGCCCATCACGTCGGCCGCCTCCTCGTGGCTCAGGCCCTCGAAGCGGGTCAGCACGAGGGCCTCGCGCTGCCGCCCCGTCAGTTCGCCGATCCACTGCCAGAGCCGGTCCTCGAGCTGGTCGGCATCGGCCTGGTCGTCGGGGCGGGCCGGCGAGGCCGGCTGGGCGGCCGTCTTGTCGCGCACGGCCGGCTCCTTCTCGTCCCGGGTGCGCCGGTTGCGCTCGTGGTTGTATGCCCGGTTGCGGGCGATGCGGTAGAGGTACGCTTCCAGTGACTGGCCCGGGCTCAGGGACTCCCGCGCCTCCCACAAGCGAATGAACGTGTCCTGGGCCACGTCCTGGGCCGCCTCCGCCGACGACGTGATCGACCGGACGTACCGAAAAACCGGCTCGTACATCGCGTCGAAGAGCGCGGCGTAGGCCTCCCGGTCCGACGCCTTGAGGCGGCGGCACCACTCCTCGAATGGAGGCGTGTCGGGCATGGGAACGAGAATACGGATTCGTGTTGCTCCGGCCCCGCGTAGGGTTCAACACGCGTCGGCCCGCCGGTGACCACCGCACCTGAATGCTTTCGAACGGCCGCTTCCCGGGAAAAGGCTCTCGCAAGCGGCCGGAGGGGCGGCCAGACAGGCCGCAAGAGCTACCGCTCGATCCAGACGTTTCGGTAGGCGTCGACGCGGGCCCGCCAGCCGGGCGGCACGACGATGGTCGTGTCGTACTGGTGCAGCACGGCGGGGCCCTCAAGCGTGTGCCCGTGGTGCAGGGCCGTGCGGGCGTAGGCGGTCGTCTCCGTCGGGCCGCCGGGCGAAAAACAGACCGGGCGGGTGCCGATTTCGGCGTCCCGCAGGGGCAGGTCGGTCTCGGGCTCGCGGGGAAGGGGCGGGGGCGAGACGGGCACCGTCCCGCGGGCCCGCAGGGCGACGGCCTCGACCGGGGCCTCCGGGGCGGCGTGGCCGTAGCGCCGGCGGTGGCGGTCGTGGAAGGCCTCGGCGACGCCGCCCAAAGCCGGTGCCGTGACGGGGGAGGCCAGGGGCACGGTCACCTCGTAGCTCTGGCCCACGTAGCGCAGGTCGAGCTCGAAGGCGACCTCGGGCGTGCCATGGCCCTCCAGGACGGACTCGATGTCCTCAGCCAGGGCGCTGGCGGCGCGCTGGATTGAGGCGGGATCGTCCTGGAGCGCGCCAACGGGGGTCAAGAGTGCCCGGGAGGCGTCATGGGTCACGTCGGCCATGAGCAGGCCGAGCGCGCTGAGCGCGCCGGGCGCGGGGGGCACCAGCACGCGGGGCATGCCGAGCGCCTCCGCCAGGGCCGCCGCGTGGAGGGGGCCGGCCCCGCCGAACGGAACGAGCGTGTAGTCCCGCGGGTCGTGGCCCCGCTCCACCGACACGCGCCGAAGGGCCCGCTCCATCGTCGCGTTGGCGACCCGCAGGACGCCGAGGGCGGTCTCCTCCAGCGATCGGCCCAGCGTTTCGCCGAGGCGCCCCACTGCGCTGCGGGCGGCCTCCGGGGCCATGTCGAGGGCATCGGTGCCGCCGAGCACGCGGTCGGGGTCGAGGCGGCCTAGCGTGAGGTGCGCGTCGGTGACCGTCGGCCGGGTGCCGCCGCGCCCGTAGCAGACCGGCCCCGGCTCGGCCCCCGCGCTCTCCGGGCCTACCCGCAGGCTGCCGCCGGCGTCGACGTGGGCGATGCTGCCGCCCCCGGCCCCGACGGTGTGAATATCGGTGGCGGGGAGGCGAAGCGGGAGGCCGGCGATCGTATGCTCGGTGGCGCGGGGCACCGCCCCGTCGCAGAGGGCCACGTCGGCGCTCGTGCCGCCCATGTCGAGGGTCATCACGCGAGGCGCCTCGCCCAGGGCGCGCCGGGCCACCCCGAGGGCGCCGACCACCCCGCCGGCCGGGCCACTCAGGGCCAGGCGGGCGGCCTGCTCGCCGGCGGGCCCCGGTCCAATCGTGCCGCCGCTCGACTGCATGACGCGAACCGGCCGCTCGCTCAGTTCGTCGCCGAGACGCGTCAGGTAGCGCTCCACCCTAGGGCGGACGTACGCGTTGGCGACCGTCGTAGCCGTGCGCTCGTACTCCCGGTGCTCAGGCAAGAGGGCGCTGCTTCGGGTCACCGGGACCTCCTCGGGCAGCTCGTCTCGAAGGAGCTCGGCGGCCCGCTTCTCGTGCTCGGGGTTCCGGTAGGAGAAAAGAAACGCGAGGGCGACGCTCTGGACGTCCTGTTCCTCGAGAACGCGGGCCACGCGGCGCACGGCCGCCTCGTCCAGCGGGGTGAGGATGTCCCCCTCGGCACTGATGCGCTCCGGCACTTCGTGGCGCCGGGCGGCCGGCACCAGGGGATCGGGCCGCGTCGGCGTCAGGTCGTAGAGGTCGGGCCGGTCCTGCCGCCCGATGGCGAGCACGTCGGCGAAGCCCTCCGTGGTCACCAGCGCCGCCTTCGCGCCTTGCCGCTCCAAAAGCGCGTTCGTCGCCGTCGTGGTGCCGTGGGCGATGGGCGCCGCGGGGGGCACGTCGAGCCGACCGAGCCCCGTGCCGACGGCCTCGTGTTGGGGGTCGGTGGTCGGGACCTTGCGCACCTCCAGGCCCGCCCCGGTCGCCACGACGAAGTCGGTGAACGTGCCGCCGACGTCGATCCCCACCTCAGAAAGGCCGTCTGTATCGGAGGCGCCGGAAGCAGGCATCGGGGATGCAGGAATGATGCGGTGGCGTGGGGATGCCCAAAAGACGGAGGCGCCCCGACACAATCAACCGCCGTGCGCCGCCGAGCTTGTGGCTGCGCCTGCGGAATTTCCTGCGTGCCGGGGCGCTCGATGTCCACCTCAAAGAAACCACACGGGGTAGTGACAATTGTTGTCACCACGTAGTGACAATAGTAGTAACAATAGAAGCGACCGGTCGTCTTTTCAATTCTCTCTCCCATGAAGTCGTTTGAAGAAAGGGGCCTTCCTGCCCTATCGCTCGACCATGATCTGATGCGATCGGTGGGCCGGCTCCATGAGTATCGGGGACGGGAACAGCTATACACGCAGCAAGCCCGCCAGTCGCTCGACACCTTGAGGGAGGTGGCAGTCGTCCGGAGCGCCGAGTCCTCAAATCGAATTGAAGGGGTAGAGGCGGCACCAGAGCGCATCAAGAAACTGATGGACGAAAGCGCGGCTCCGGAGACGCGCTCTGAGCAGGCTATCGCGGGCTACCGGGATGTTTTGAATACCAT
This window encodes:
- a CDS encoding FecR family protein; this translates as MSNDTPSLPDFLEERLQEESPEGRSSLGAVWELLGGADAPATEEADPDAAWDALTEAHPELDATPANGTASGTAPQTEQTEAAPKSRRRQRPARRSRRAHSWRVAMGLAVATLVLAGGLWLWRQPVTITAPPGQQRTAALPDGSTAHLNSGTTLTYRRGFQSWPFVDAARRAVELGGEAFFEVEDGDRPFLIETASAEVAVTGTRFNVRARPGNARPENADRDDARSAAPRSADPAAATEVTLVAGRVEVAARTRPERRVVLSEPGAKSQVAGPDATPTPPEPAAPKYALAWRNGGFAAQARPLTSVLQDLERRFDATLRLHDSVEETRAPVSLYYPEAPDLETILHDLCTARNLNYRPTSRGFELFAAPAGR
- a CDS encoding RNA polymerase sigma factor; its protein translation is MPDTPPFEEWCRRLKASDREAYAALFDAMYEPVFRYVRSITSSAEAAQDVAQDTFIRLWEARESLSPGQSLEAYLYRIARNRAYNHERNRRTRDEKEPAVRDKTAAQPASPARPDDQADADQLEDRLWQWIGELTGRQREALVLTRFEGLSHEEAADVMGISPRTVNNHIVRALKHLRGRVNDYEPDLLGRDEQ
- a CDS encoding hydantoinase/oxoprolinase family protein, coding for MPASGASDTDGLSEVGIDVGGTFTDFVVATGAGLEVRKVPTTDPQHEAVGTGLGRLDVPPAAPIAHGTTTATNALLERQGAKAALVTTEGFADVLAIGRQDRPDLYDLTPTRPDPLVPAARRHEVPERISAEGDILTPLDEAAVRRVARVLEEQDVQSVALAFLFSYRNPEHEKRAAELLRDELPEEVPVTRSSALLPEHREYERTATTVANAYVRPRVERYLTRLGDELSERPVRVMQSSGGTIGPGPAGEQAARLALSGPAGGVVGALGVARRALGEAPRVMTLDMGGTSADVALCDGAVPRATEHTIAGLPLRLPATDIHTVGAGGGSIAHVDAGGSLRVGPESAGAEPGPVCYGRGGTRPTVTDAHLTLGRLDPDRVLGGTDALDMAPEAARSAVGRLGETLGRSLEETALGVLRVANATMERALRRVSVERGHDPRDYTLVPFGGAGPLHAAALAEALGMPRVLVPPAPGALSALGLLMADVTHDASRALLTPVGALQDDPASIQRAASALAEDIESVLEGHGTPEVAFELDLRYVGQSYEVTVPLASPVTAPALGGVAEAFHDRHRRRYGHAAPEAPVEAVALRARGTVPVSPPPLPREPETDLPLRDAEIGTRPVCFSPGGPTETTAYARTALHHGHTLEGPAVLHQYDTTIVVPPGWRARVDAYRNVWIER